Sequence from the Fragaria vesca subsp. vesca linkage group LG4, FraVesHawaii_1.0, whole genome shotgun sequence genome:
TGCCAGTGGGGCAAGCCACCTCAATATCCCATCAAGAGTCTCCTTCCAATCATGAGCAAGAGGTGCATCATATATAGCCAAATTCTTGACATAGGACTTGAGATTAGTCCTCAGAGACAGTCTTAAACTTGTTGGCAACATATGATACAAATCGTCCCTAGCTTCCTCACCCACTAGATAAGGGTAGCGAAGCAACTTCTCAACCACAATTATAACATTTGCATAATGCAAAGCTAGAGCAGAGCCTCCCACAGTAGAAGGTGGAGCATATACCATCAACCTACTCTTGGGGCCAAACGGTGCACCATTCATTCCGCCAGAGTTAGATTGAACACCCATTTGCACTCTACTAAAACAACCTGAATGGTTAGGGTAATCTCTCCTCAAACCACCACTTGCCACACCACAACCCGAAAATTGGCTACTTCGCTCCTCATATCCACCAGCACTGCCAACATCATCATCATCAACAACCGAACTGCTAATTAGGCAGTCCATGAAAAGCCTCCCTGGGCTAGTTCCGCAGGGAAAGTTGAAATCATCTGCCCGAAACAACGCCAATTCACCTCTCCTTGATTCAAATTGAGGCTTAAAACTTGACCCCCTTTTCACCACAACAGCTTTCTCAACCGGCCCTGAATGACACCCTTTTTTCTTGCTAAGAACCCTCTTCAAAGGCTCCTGGGAAACCCTCCTCACATCAATCTGACCCGGCGGCGAAGATCCACCATGGTCCTTGCTCAAAGCAGATTCTCCGAAAACCCCACGAATTGTAGCATAAATGGTGCAAACCGTCCTTGCCAACAACTCCACAACCTTATCATAAGTCTGGTTCCAAATTGAAATGTCCTTGAGATGCCTCACATCTTGTTTCTGCCAAATCAGCTTCTGCTCAAAAGCCCTCTTGCTCTCCTCATGTTGATTGTTCTGAAACTTCTTAGTACCTTGCTCCAACTCATTCAACACCTCCATTTCACTATACAAATTGGAAGTAGCATTCACATACCTCTCCAACTTCCTAATCATACCCTCCATATCCTTCACCAAAAACCCCAACTCCCTAACATCAATAACCCCATTAACAAGGTCACTATAAACATGCTCAAAACCCTGCAGAGCCGGCTCAACACACCTCTTCCCAAGCCGGCCCACCACAGCAGCAACCCGGTTCAGGTCCTCTAGCTTCTCAGCCAAAGCAAGCTCAAGAAGATAGGCCTCATCAGAAGAGACCAACTTCTGGACCCCCTCAGACTTCAAGATCTCAACTTTAAGCTTAGAGATCTCAGAGTCTGTGAGGGACTTGTATAAATAAACAGTCTTGGACATAACATTAGCTACCTCAAATGAAAGAATCCCTATAGTCTGCTTCTGGCTTTTGGTGTTTGAGTTATTGGGTATGCTTTTTGGGTTTGATTTCTTTGAATGCTGAAGTAAAAGAGCATGCTTTAGATTTGAGCTTACCTGGTTACCCATCTTCAGAATCCAAGGCTCTGCAACCATTGCTAAGATCTGAAGCTCTCACAGAATCTGGGTCCTGGCTAGAAACTCATTTAAGTGCTACCCTCTTGGTTTATCTGGTACTGATTGAAAGCCTCAGGTTGTGCCCAAGGAAAGTGAAACAGTGAGGAATTGGGATTTGGGTATTTGAGAGGTGAGAATGTGTAATTGATTGGAGGGAAAAAGATGGGTTCTTTTTTTGGGTGAGTGGAGGAATCAATCACTGCTTTGAAGCACAAGCTCTTGGTTCTGTGTTTTGCAATTGGTGTACTTGGGTTGGGTATTTAAGTACTGTTTGGAAAGCTTTTTCAAAATGTTTCAAAAGTGGTCTGACTCTCTCTCTCTCNNNNNNNNNNNNNNNNNNNNGTACGTACGTCTCTCTCTCTCTCTCTCTCTCTCTCTCTCTCTCTCTCTCTCTCTCTCTCTCTCTCTCTCTCTCTGCATTTTTGGGGTTTGAACTTTGAATTTGTTTTTTCGTTTCTGTATCTTTTTGTGTTTCTGGAAATTTAAAATGGGGCTAGGTCTGGTCTGACTCTCTCTGCTCTCTGATCAGTGATGAGGTCAGGTAAGGCATTCAAATTACAAATTACCAAGTCTTACTCTCTTACTCTAATTATAATCAGAGTGAGCAGGTTTTTGGTATTTTTTTTTTTAAATGAATAAACAAACTGCAGAAAATTCAATATCAAAGTCAAAGATTGATGATTTAAGTAGCTCTGCTTTCTGGGTTTGACTTGCAATTTTGGTTTTAGGTCAAGAAGAACAAGCAACTAAACCACTATCAATGTGTATCTTGATTATGGTCTCTGACCTCATAAGCTCATAATCTCATATCCCAAACTGTTGGTACATCTGGAAATAGAAGAGAGCTAGTAGGAGTAACTTCAGCAAGTGCTCATGTGGTCCAATTAGACCTAGCACATTAAATTTTCAGTTAGGTGTTAGCTATTTGTAAATGTCCCTTATCTAAAAATGCACCTCTATTGATTACTAAATGGAAAACTTTCTTTTTGCAAGTGACTGAATTTGACATTTTGCTAATGTATAAAATTGTTCTACGTAAAATAAAGTTATCTAGTCAAGGAAGATTCAATTTAAGGTTTCTATTCACCAGACCGATACTACAGAATATATGACTTGAAACATTTATTCAAGATACCGCTAAATGTTACGACAAGATCTCATATATCTTGGCATTTTTTTTTCGGGATAATTTAGAGATGGCTTTCATCCAAGGAATTAAAATCGAAAGAGGTTTAGAGTGCAAAATGTTTGGTGGGTGAAAATTGTGTAGCTAGGCTTGTACCTAGAACTTAATTAGAGATTTAGGCTACCTGCTCCCCTAATCCTCTTTCATTTTGACACAAGAACGTTGCTTGCCCTGCCCCTTGGGTGAGTTGGAACTCCTCCATCTTAGCTAACAGTTACTCACAGCCTCTAATTCATCTTTCACTACTTCTCTTTCTTTCCTTTCCCTTTTTCTTTTCCCTCTCTTTCTTATCCCCTATATTCAAGAGTTAATTCTTTTAAGATCATTGCTACATCTGTATCTTATCTGCTCCATACAAGTAATAATTCTCGAGTCACACGTACAGTGTGTCTTTAAGAAATCGATCAGCCTAACTTGTTTGAGTCTTGCTATTCATCTCATGCTCATCTTTTTGCTACTAGGCCCCTAAGAGATGTAGTTTAAACTGTTGCTATTAGTAAATGACTGACACATCATTATATGTGACTTTAGATTAAACTTTGGTCACTAATAATCGGAGAAAATGATGTTTATGGATGAAACTCGACCCAAATCGATGGGGGTGGGGGGATTTTTTTTCAAAAGTTAATCATAGTGGGAGTTGGTGCCTTGTTCTTTTGCAGACAACTCTTCCTTGAGGGCTATCACACTAGCCCCATATGGACTATTCTCCCAGCAAAGAGCAAGCAAGTAATGCCAAAAAGGAAAGATGATCAACGATTCATCTCAATTCTGCATAGAATATTAGGGTAGTCTTTTGGATTCAGATACGCCAACCACGAACCAATCAAAACTCTCTCTCTCTCTTGGATGATCATGGAGACCTGGTTGACAAATCCGGATCCTAGTCTTTTCTTCTACATGTGAAAACTACTCGAAGAAAACATGTAACGACTCTATTAAGATATTTAAGCTCCAGCAATGACTTGGTTAATTTGATTTTGCAGAGACCAAATAGTTCGTAAATTAACAAACTAATCGATCAGAATCTATTCTTTTTGTGTTGCAGGCTGCAAACTTAATTAGTATTTATGTTTCAATTTTCTTCTGATCTTCATTATATAGTCGTTTGTTTCCCTCGCTAGTGTTTGTATTTCTAAGTTTTACTCTTGAGTTTCATGTAAATGAATAATAGATAAACAACCTAATATGGGAGTCCAAATTAACCACAAAATCATTGGGGGATTCACAGCTCCAAATTTCAAAAGGGTTTGGCAGGCATGCTTGATATATGGGGATCACATGATGCATAGTATATAGAACAGCTAGCTATATATGTAGAGAAACTAAACTAATAAACCCATGTTCATGCCACTTACAGAGATCAAATATGTGGCTCAAAGTGACTAAATGTGGTGCCCATTTGCTCAGCTGGG
This genomic interval carries:
- the LOC101308167 gene encoding uncharacterized protein LOC101308167 isoform 2, with the protein product MVAEPWILKMGNQVSSNLKHALLLQHSKKSNPKSIPNNSNTKSQKQTIGILSFEVANVMSKTVYLYKSLTDSEISKLKVEILKSEGVQKLVSSDEAYLLELALAEKLEDLNRVAAVVGRLGKRCVEPALQGFEHVYSDLVNGVIDVRELGFLVKDMEGMIRKLERYVNATSNLYSEMEVLNELEQGTKKFQNNQHEESKRAFEQKLIWQKQDVRHLKDISIWNQTYDKVVELLARTVCTIYATIRGVFGESALSKDHGGSSPPGQIDVRRVSQEPLKRVLSKKKGCHSGPVEKAVVVKRGSSFKPQFESRRGELALFRADDFNFPCGTSPGRLFMDCLISSSVVDDDDVGSAGGYEERSSQFSVQMGVQSNSGGMNGAPFGPKSRLMVYAPPSTVGGSALALHYANVIIVVEKLLRYPYLVGEEARDDLYHMLPTSLRLSLRTNLKSYVKNLAIYDAPLAHDWKETLDGILRWLAPLAHNMIRWQSERNFEQQQIVTRTHVLLLQTLYFADRKKTEAAICQLLVGLNYICRYEHQQNALLDCASSFDFEDCMEWQMQCGASFVD
- the LOC101308167 gene encoding uncharacterized protein LOC101308167 isoform 1 translates to MVAEPWILKMGNQVSSNLKHALLLQHSKKSNPKSIPNNSNTKSQKQTIGILSFEVANVMSKTVYLYKSLTDSEISKLKVEILKSEGVQKLVSSDEAYLLELALAEKLEDLNRVAAVVGRLGKRCVEPALQGFEHVYSDLVNGVIDVRELGFLVKDMEGMIRKLERYVNATSNLYSEMEVLNELEQGTKKFQNNQHEESKRAFEQKLIWQKQDVRHLKDISIWNQTYDKVVELLARTVCTIYATIRGVFGESALSKDHGGSSPPGQIDVRRVSQEPLKRVLSKKKGCHSGPVEKAVVVKRGSSFKPQFESRRGELALFRADDFNFPCGTSPGRLFMDCLISSSVVDDDDVGSAGGYEERSSQFSGCGVASGGLRRDYPNHSGCFSRVQMGVQSNSGGMNGAPFGPKSRLMVYAPPSTVGGSALALHYANVIIVVEKLLRYPYLVGEEARDDLYHMLPTSLRLSLRTNLKSYVKNLAIYDAPLAHDWKETLDGILRWLAPLAHNMIRWQSERNFEQQQIVTRTHVLLLQTLYFADRKKTEAAICQLLVGLNYICRYEHQQNALLDCASSFDFEDCMEWQMQCGASFVD